A genomic segment from Bradysia coprophila strain Holo2 chromosome III, BU_Bcop_v1, whole genome shotgun sequence encodes:
- the LOC119076785 gene encoding fibrinogen-like protein 1, with translation MLIMHSVSLITLTLVFFVINVEGQVEQVVQHRNRIHQHSEPRVALSAQSTDNKSIEHALESINDKLSILQSRDEEHIKRLDSIELRINRVQAANNEKTESIRSELRNFVSKFEAVASVIGNIDATLNQIKLGADDGTISSDSHKLKSRSVPSDDLDQKLEALATLLASTRAAVARVEKGVAQLQGNFTHLQASTKTIHHFQRHIPTKQFLNNILQNARSQLLPSNNDDTIASSCHDIEDPQTGIYQIQLHSGMKPFYVRCEETSEDKWTVILNRFNGATSFYRNWVEYKNGFGNIATEFWIGLDKLYEITNSKLHELYIVLEDFDGDIKHARYSQFSIGSEKEGYPLNVLGEYTGTAGDSLSYHAGSKFSTFDVDNDVWLEGNCAQSHTGGWWYNSCDTSNLNGKYFNGTVSELARFQGIYWNDFRGPTYSLRAVKMLIKAIQYQ, from the exons GTAGCGTTAAGTGCACAGTCAACGGACAACAAATCAATTGAACATGCACTGGAAAGTATCAATGACAAATTATCAATATTGCAATCTCGGGACGAAGAACACATTAAACGATTAGATTCCATTGAATTGAG aaTAAATCGAGTTCAGGCtgcaaataatgaaaagacagAAAGCATCCGGTCGGAGCTACGAAATTTCGTTAGTAAATTCGAGGCCGTTGCGTCGGTTATAGGTAATATTGACGCAACGctaaatcaaatcaagttAGGTGCCGATGATGGAACTATAAGCTCTG ATTCTCATAAATTGAAGTCACGATCGGTACCATCAGATGATTTGGATCAAAAACTCGAAGCACTGGCCACGCTTCTAGCGTCAACACGAGCAGCTGTTGCCCGTGTTGAAAAAGGAGTCGCACAGTTACAAGGGAATTTTACTCACCTTCAAGCATCGACAAAGACAATCCATCATTTCCAGCGTCACATACCAACCAAACAATTCCTAAATAACATTCTTCAAAATGCCCGATCTCAGCTTCTTCCATCAAACAACGACGATACTATCGCTTCCAGTTGCCATGATATTGAAGACCCACAAACTGGAATTTACCAGATTCAGTTACATAGCGGAATGAAACCATTCTATGTTCGATGCGAGGAAACTAGCGAAGATAAGTGGACCGTGATCTTGAATCGATTCAATGGAGCCACCAGTTTTTACCGAAATTGGGTGGAATACAAAAATGGTTTTGGTAATATTGCAACGGAATTCTGGATCGGTTTGGACAAATTGTACGAG ATAACAAATTCGAAACTTCACGAACTGTACATTGTGTTGGAAGACTTTGATGGTGACATAAAACACGCAAGATATTCTCAATTTTCCATTGGCAGTGAAAAGGAAGGTTATCCTTTGAATGTCCTGGGAGAATATACCGGAACAGCTG GCGATTCATTGTCATATCACGCTGGTAGTAAATTCTCGACTTTCGACGTTGACAATGATGTATGGCTTGAAGGAAACTGTGCTCAATCGCATACTGGGGGATGGTGGTACAACTCATGCGATACGTC AAATTTGAACGGGAAATATTTCAATGGAACCGTCTCTGAGCTGGCCAGATTTCAAGGCATTTATTGGAACGATTTTCGTGGACCGACTTATTCACTGAGAGCTGTTAAAATGTTGATCAAGGCTATTCAATATCAGTAG